From a region of the Hordeum vulgare subsp. vulgare unplaced genomic scaffold, MorexV3_pseudomolecules_assembly, whole genome shotgun sequence genome:
- the LOC123420467 gene encoding putative cytochrome c biosynthesis ccmC-like mitochondrial protein: protein MSVSLLQPYFFMSKTKSYAQILIGSRLFLTAMAIHLSLRVAPPDLQQGGNSRISYVHVPAARMSIVIYIATAINSSLFPLTKHPLFLRSSGTGTEIGAFSTLFTLVTGGFRGRPMWGTFRVWDARLTSVFILFLIYLGALRFQKLPVEPAPISIRAGPIDIPIIKSPVNWWNTSHQPGSISRSGTSIHVPMPIPILSNFANFPFSTRILFVLETRLPIPSFPESPLTEEIEAREGIPLKT, encoded by the coding sequence ATGTCAGTTTCGTTATTACAACCTTATTTTTTTATGTCAAAGACAAAAAGCTACGCGCAAATTCTCATTGGATCTCGGTTGTTCTTAACAGCGATGGCTATTCATTTAAGTCTTCGGGTAGCACCACCAGATCTTCAACAAGGTGGAAATTCTCGTATTTCGTATGTACATGTTCCTGCGGCTCGGATGAGTATAGTTATTTATATCGCGACAGCTATAAACAGTTCCTTGTTCCCATTAACAAAACATCCCCTTTTTCTTCGCTCTTCCGGAACCGGTACAGAAATTGGTGCTTTTTCTACTTTGTTTACGTTAGTGACTGGGGGGTTTCGGGGAAGGCCTATGTGGGGTACCTTTCGGGTGTGGGATGCTCGTTTAACTTCTGTATTCATCTTGTTCCTTATTTACCTGGGTGCACTGCGTTTTCAAAAGCTTCCTGTCGAACCGGCTCCTATTTCAATCCGTGCTGGACCGATCGATATACCAATAATAAAGTCTCCAGTCAACTGGTGGAATACATCGCATCAACCTGGGAGCATTAGCCGATCTGGTACATCAATACATGTTCCTATGCCCATTCCAATCTTGTCTAACTTTGCTAACTTCCCCTTCTCTACCCGTATCTTGTTCGTTCTGGAAACACGTCTTCCTATTCCATCTTTTCCCGAATCTCCCTTAACGGAAGAAATAGAAGCTCGAGAAGGAATACCACTAAAAACCTAG